Proteins encoded within one genomic window of Candidatus Hydrogenedentota bacterium:
- a CDS encoding HAD family hydrolase, whose product KPRMEEIALQIAPFPGVIDTLSALSKAHPLMIITSNSSAIVRGFVKRTALEGIEDIIGAEEETSKVKKIRRAKKMFPKHCPYYIGDTLGDIYEARRAGAVPIAAAWGWHDKERLQRGKPRHIMTHHNELRAFFGVDTTDTNSP is encoded by the coding sequence AAACCACGAATGGAAGAAATCGCCTTGCAGATTGCTCCTTTCCCCGGAGTCATTGATACCCTTTCCGCCTTAAGCAAAGCCCATCCGCTCATGATTATTACCTCCAATAGTTCTGCCATAGTGAGAGGCTTTGTGAAACGGACAGCACTCGAAGGCATTGAAGATATTATCGGAGCCGAGGAAGAGACCAGTAAGGTGAAAAAGATACGGCGTGCCAAAAAAATGTTCCCGAAGCATTGTCCCTATTATATTGGCGATACCTTGGGAGACATTTACGAAGCGCGCAGAGCCGGGGCGGTTCCCATTGCCGCCGCTTGGGGCTGGCACGATAAAGAACGCCTGCAACGGGGCAAGCCTCGCCATATCATGACCCACCACAACGAACTGCGCGCATTTTTCGGCGTCGATACTACCGATACAAATTCACCTTGA